ATTACAACTTACAAGTCACTGAATATAGTTACTACAGTTTGCCATGAAAATTGAAGTGGAGATTAGTAAGTATGTAAAAACATTTGACAAAAACAAATTATGCAAATGGAAGGTTGATCTTTGTATTTATTGTATCAAAACTAGCCAGATACATGAGCCAATGTATAGGATTTTATGATACATTCCTTATTCTCAGCATTACAATTATCCTGTAAGAAAGATTATATCTTCTATATGCTATGAGTATTGTAGGAAATTCCAGAAAATTCGAAGGAGAGTCCTGGCGGGCCTTGGGCATTTTGTGGATTGCTTCCGTTGTTTGATCCACCAAGGCATGATAGTGCTGAGACCATCCTCAGAGCACTCAATTTAGGAGTTTGCGTTAAGATGATTACAGGTATATAACTTAATATTAATCGGCTAATGTGCACACATAATAACATGGttagttctcatatttatcatggTTCACCTAATTGGGGAAAGCAGAAACATGTCAAAtttcattttactttctttttagcAAACTTCCTACAATCTCTTCTGAGGAATACAAATGGCATAGGCATGGATATTTACGATGAAGTATATGATGACAGGAGAAAAAGTTATAAAACAAAGATTAGAACATATAAAAGAAAAGCGAAATAGAAGAATAACATTAGAAGAACATTCAATGTTCATGtccatgacatatttttcttttgaaaagtaAAAGACTATTTAGGCAGCTAGTAGAACAAGTTctattttaacttgttttatgCCCAGAACAGGTGACCAGTTGGCCATTGCAAAGGAAACAGGCCGACGACTTGGAATGGGAACAAATATGTACCCCTCATTTTCATTGTTTGGTCGTGACAAGGATGAAAATGAAGCTTTACCAGTTGATGAGCTCATTGAAAAAGCAGATGGCTTTGCTGGTGTATTCCCTGGTAATTTCGACTAAGTATAACAACGTTGTTCTATACCTAATTCCCCTTAATTTCAAAACAGTATTGTAGCATCATCCATTCTTCAAGTTTAGAGTAACTTCTCCTTCTGCTTCTGTTTTAGTGCTATAGCTGTTCAAAATCATTTTCTGTTCCATGTCAATTATTCTTCCCATATTATACGCAGAACATAAATATGAGATAGTAAAGATCCTGCAAGCGAACGAGCACGTAGTTGGAATGACTGGTGATGGAGTAAATGATGCCCCAGCTCTCAAGAAAGCAGATATTGGTATAGCAGTCGCTGATGCTACTGATGCTGCTAGAAGTGCTTCTGATCTTGTCTTGACTGAGCCTGGATTAAGTGTGATTGTCAGTGCTGTTTTGACTAGCAGGGCTATATTTCAAAGAATGAAAAATTATACAGTTAAGTCAAATCCACAATTTTGTGTGTTTTCGATACACCTGTCTAGATCTTATTTGCTCTCTTTGCCGTTCTAACTTCATTTAATGGGTTGCTACTCCTAATAATGCAGATTTATGCTGTCTCCATAACCATACGAATTGTGGTAAAGCATCGAGTTCCTGTTAACTGTTTTATTTTTAGCTATTTCGATAGTCTTAACTTTATGATCATATGCGATAAACCTTATGTTTTCTGCAGCTTGGTTTCATGCTTCTGGCACTAATATGGGAATATGACTTTCCTCCATTCATGGTACTGATAATTGCAATCCTAAATGATGGTAAGGTTTTATCCTATGGCTATTTATTTTAGAAGTTCATATTAAACAAGAAAGATAACTAAGGGAGCACCAAAATCAAAATCTTATACGAATTTATTCGGGgaagggagccttggcgtaactgttaaagttgttgccatgcagtggcggacccaggattttgtgcaagcgggttcaatcttagaaggacataactttagtcgtaaaatagtagttatcaagtgggttcaaataaaatatttatacaaaatttacgcaactttaatcctaatttatacatatacacagtattattttttgatgaagcGGGTTCAGTTTGCCACCACGTGCGTCCACCactgttgtcatgtgaccaggaggtcacgggtttgaGTCGTGGAAAaagtctcttgcagaaatgcagagtaaggctgcgtacaatagacccttgtggtccggcccttccccaaacccaacgcatagcgggagcttagtacaccgggctgcccttttttttatATGAATTTATTCGGGAAGGACTTGTTGTAATCCTTATTACCACACATAGTTCCTCGCTTCTGTCTGTTTCTCCTTAGACTTACACCTATCTGAAAGCATAGCAAGGTCATGATGCAATTCATATTTTTCTCTGCTTTATTGATAGGTACTATCATGACTATTTCGAAAGATCGCGTTAAACCATCTCCAGGACCCGACAGTTGGAAGCTTAACGAGATCTTTGCAACTGGCATTGTGATTGGCACCTATCTTGCTTTAGTTACTGTGTTGTTTTACTGGCTTGCAGACAGCACTCAATTCTTTGAGGTATCATTATTCTTAGTTTTTCTAACTTCAGTTACTTCGTTCAATTACTTAGTTAACTATTTATTACATGTAGACTCACTTCCATGTAAAATCTATAAGTGGAAATACTGAAGAAATCTCAGCAGCCATATATCTGCAAGTCAGTATTATTAGCCAGGCGCTAATATTTGTCACGCGCAGTCAGAGTTGGTCATTTATAGAGAGACCAGCGCTTCTTTTGATGTTTGCATTTGTGGTTGCCCAACTGGTAAGGGCTACCAAATTTATAACTCCCAACTCCATTCATTGTTTGAGTTTAAACATGTTGTTTTTTGTTTGTACAGGTTGCTACCTTGATAGCAGTTTATGCACATATTGAATTTGCGTCAATTAGTGGCATCGGCTGGGGATGGGCAGGAGTCATATGGTTATATAGTCTTATTTTCTATATTCCCTTAGATATAATTAAATTCATTGTTCGTTTTGGTCTGACTGGAGAAGCCTGGAACCTACTTTTTGATAAGGTCAGCAGAAAATTTTTGGATTTCATTGTCATTAGATGCAAAGACTATGATTTCTTAGTTTACAGTCAttcatttctcttttcttttttgatttggATAGACTGCTTTTACATCTAAAAAGGACTATGGAAAGGAAGACAGAGAGGCCAAGTGGGTGCTTTCTGTGAGAACTCTACAAGGGGTAATATCACCTGAGTTTGAAACTAAAAGCAGGGGACCTTCTATGATTGCTGAACAAGCTAAGCGTCGAGCAGAAATAACCAGGTCTCCTAAATACATTGTCTTGACAGATCTTATCCGCATCCGGCGTTAACATCAAACCAATGAATGAAAGACAGGTGTCTTGCATACACACATTTTTCACTTAGCCATGGTTAAATGACATGTAGTCTCACCAGGGGCGAAGCTACACTCTAGTAAGGCCCTTCGTCAGAAAATTACACTgggtatataagtaaaatattaggttttagaggtatataacatagATTGAACACCTTTTGTCGGGaatttttttacttctttcaagtttggACACACTTAGGAAAATTACTGGCTTCGTCACTAAGTCTCACGTTAATTTTCAACGACTAAGTTAAATTTCTTGGTTCGGTAAGGTTTTACCTTCTCTCTATTTGGGACGTTGTGCTTTCAAACTGACAGTTGAATGCACTGCTTGGCTGATCTTCTATGTGTATAAAAATTTTTGCAGGCTAAGAGAGTTGTATACATTGAGAGGTCATATTGAATCAGTAGCAAGACTTAAGAATCTGGACTTTAACAAAATTCAAACGGCTTATACAGTTTGAATCTGCGAGCAACAGACCCCATCTCTTCCTATAACAAACTTATCTAATGATGCTGTCTCAGAGTAAATCTTATTTCATGCGTTCCACGAGAGACATGTCAAGAGACAATGATGTTCATGATCTTATGTACCAACCATGTCGAGGGTGTTTCTAATTGAGGTTTCTACGAGGGAAGTCAAGATAATCCTGGGACATTGTGTCTTGCTTTTAATTTGTTGTACCACTTTATATGACAgctaaaaccaaatcaaatctgTGATAATAAAGCTCCATAATAAGGGGCATTTAATCTGTTTACTAATTCAGTTTCTGAAATTTCATAATCTTTTGGCAGATTTTCGGAAAGAACagttttctcattttatttttaaggCAGGTAACATCCAAAAGGGAATACTGATATATGGATGTAAACCATTTTGAACATTTTAGTTTCAGTTTTAACTGATCACAGATAAGTACTTGTTTCCTGGCTGAAGATTTGTAGAATAAAAACTCAACTGATGCAATTCATCTTCATATTCAAACATATCTAACATGTAATCATTGAAATAAGATTTATTCAATAATGTTACAGGAACAAATCCAATCTACAACCCTTTGAATGTCATCTTATTAATACATTCAGTCGAAAACTCATAACTGGTGCAACAATTCTTGCATTACAACACCTAAAATTGATGtgtaaacaacaacaataatatgccCAGTATATTCCCACATGTGGGGTCTAGGATGGGTAGTGATTACAAAGACCGTACTCCTACCTTATTAACATATAACATTATTCAAGATAACAAAAACTCTAATGAGTTTATTTTCAAGACATAAATGCTAAAAGAGACCTTCAAAATCAACAACATTTGATACTAGTGCTGCAGTACAAAACTCATAATAAAATCAACCTTATCGATTCATTTCCATCAAGTAATAGTAATTTCTAAAAGGATGACATTTGAATACTTCTCTCCCTTCCAAGTCTTATGGAGTTCACATAATCAACTGGACTGTGAGCAGAAATGCCTGGAACAAAAAGGCCTACAAACCGAAGCAGTACTGAATCCCAACTCTCCTTGTACTCTGATCCATATATGTAACCATTGGTGAAGCTTCTAATGAACTCCCAACCAGCATTCAGATACACTGGTAACACGAATCGCAGCCCAAAAAAGTTCCTGTTTGGTTCTTCATCTACTTTCTGAGAGATGAAAAGTAAATAAATTTACAGCAGCATTCAGAAGACAAAAAAGGAGATAAATGCAGACAATAAGGCATTGATGTTTACCTGCTCAATGTATAAGCTGTTGTAATACATGCAAATACCAAAATGCTTATACAGGAATGTTTTATCATCATAAGGTAACCTCGGAACAAGATCATTGCAATAAACAACTCTAAAGTACTTAGGCACTGGATGTTCCAAATGTGCTTCCATAAACTTCCCTAACTGCCTATTCCCGATCCTAGGTTGCCCGTACGTGTATACACCCAATAATCGTTGCATGACTTTCACTTCCTCGTGCATCACTAGCATCGTAGGAAATAGTATAGCCAACGCTCCTCCTAAGCTATGACCTGTAACGACAAATTTAGCATTCTCGTGCTCCTTTAATAAACTTTTGAGTTTGTTTCTAACAGCATAGTAAGCGGTCTTGTTTGGCGACTGCTCTGAGTCGGAGGAGGATTGGTCTGATCCACTGTTTGGATCAACATTCTCTGAATTggtatattttgcatttttaacgaAGAGTTGTTCGTGAAACGTGGACGTATTTCCTCTGTTTCCTAAACCTAAAGCCTCTAAAAATCCCATGTGTACTTTTCCCAATTTCGGAATCTCATACCAAGAGTAGTCAAAATCAGTGATCCAATCATCAGCATCAAATGGCTCTGTACCTCTAAAGCTGATCAAAATCAAGTTTGCATCTTTTGGCTTATCGCATAATATAAATACTTGTGTGGACCTCTCTTTCTGGTAATCTGTCCCAATAAACACACAGAGGAAGAGAGCAAATATTCATACAATCACAAGTGTTAAATCTTTTGAAAATTAACAATACAACTTGAGTTCTCACCATTCCAGCAGTTGTAAAAATCAACGAAATGCATCTGTTTTGTGGGAAAGAATGTAAACATAAAGCATCATCTTGGATCAGCAAATGTAAAAATAGTACCACAAAAATggtaaagaaaataataaacaaGCTAAAGTATACCTTCCAGTGAAGATTTACAACATCCCTAACAACTGTTTTATTCTCATAGGCTAACTTTGAAGCCATCATACATAGGTCCATAAGAGGTCTGTGTCCGAAATCAGGTTGATCAATTTCCTTGGTTAAAATTTCAGTCTTGTATAAGTTTATGCGCCCATCTACATGGCCAATACTACTTATGAAAGTTTCAGAACCTCTCTGTGGTATAATCAGCTTTCCTGTTTCCTTGCAACATTTGTACTTTAGAATCAGAATTAGAAAAGCTACTTTTATATCATTGAAAGCAAAATCGGCACCAAATGGAACGTGTGATATTTGTTATACAACTCATGAACAAAGATTCTTAACTCTTACTGTAAATCCTCAACTACATAGCACTATATACATGTAAAATTATATAACAAACACACAAACTAATTCATATATTCATGTAAAGTTTGTGTGTGGGGTGTATAAGTGTATCAATATATCTACATATATTAAATGAGCTTAGCTTCTATACATCAACATTAATGTAAAACATTTTTTTTACGCTATCGGGTCACTACAGATAACTATAATCATGACAAATTACTGTTGAACTAGTTACTTGGAAGAAGGCTACTTGCAGGTAGAATTGTCGAAATGTGTGACCATGTTAGAGAGTCacacacttttatttacttaattttgTCTTCAACACGCCTACTCACGTGCGGGCTTGATTCTTAATTTTTATGAGCCAAGCacgtgaatttttattttgatattgggTGGTGGTGAGACTCGAACCAGGATCTCTCTGTCtactctaataccatgttgaaATGTGTGATCACACGCTTCAACATAAATAAGCCGGTTAAATTGCACTAACCATAAAAACTctttatattctcaatatataGTCCGCATTAAACATATACATGCATACCTAATAACCTAAAGATGtacatgtatgtatatataagagcttcaagaaaaaggaaagaagtgaATGAATATGGAATCATTACCATGCCAGATATTGTAAAGTAAGCCAAGAAAGCTGCTGCCATTGAGAGAGAAGAGATTCAGCATAAACTCCAGAAAAAAGCCAGTCCGTTCCATTGGCTTGCCAAAAACCTTCAATATCTTCCTCACTAAAATCGACACAAATATAACCCATCTATGATCTGCCACCTCATCGTCGTCGCGCAgtaactcttcttcttcttcaactacATGATCACCGGTACTAGAATATTCAAGAAACTTAGCACCACTTTCTTTATCTCCCCATACGCCGAAGCGTATGAGGTCCCAGATTCCTCCATTTTCGAACTTCACACTCAAGAACCGAACATTCTCTGTAATAGGGGCCATGTGGAGAATTAAACACAGTCTAGTCCAGTCAACTTATTAATTTTTTGACTGTTCGAAGAAACTAATAACGTACTATTTCTTATGAATTTCTTATGATGATTAAACATGAATTTATGGTACTTCTGTGGAATGTGGATAAGTCAGCAGTCACATGTAGTAAAAGTATTTAATTTATCTTGCATTACAATTTACATATGGTGATTATTGAAAGTGGAGTGGGTCCCACCTTCAGACCCACAGGATTGAGATTAGGGTCCCACCTTCGGACCCTTCCCTGCCATGGGCagttaaaaacaaaataaaaattgttcgacaataacacacaaaatatatatcGTTTTAATAGGTGAGtacctcttttctctttttaaagtatttttcgTGCCTCTCCACGCTATGTCAAACGCAAAATCAAGAGAGGAAAGTGATCTTCTATAGCCAATAATTTTAGtagaaaaaaataactttttacaaaaaaaaaaaatggaatgcTAAGCCCTTTGGTCGTCttgaattattaaaaatattttttgttgaaaaggaaaaaaataacgTCTATCAGTTTTTAGGTAAAAGTTTCTTATTAGGAGTTCTATCTTTtgtaaatattattattttatataacaataTTTGATTGGATGCAAAATTAAAAAAGAACGAAGGATTTTTTTATACAAATCAAAGTATTCTTACAGTATGAAATCTTAAACGGcgaagggccaaatatacccttgTACTTTCGAAAATGATCTAAAAATATCTCTTGTTATATTATTGGGCTATATATACCCttcccatcatactttggaacaaatatactcttattttggatggagtgccacgtgtCAGAACCAGATGAAAACGACCCATTTTTTTAACCCGATCCGTTTTAAAAAACCCATCACCCGACCCGTTTTATaattcagtttttttttaaagcatatattttgtaaaaactaaaaaaaaaaaaaaggaatttgtaaaatatatatttttaagtcttttcagttttttttaaggtattattgaaaaaaaaaaaaggaatttgcaaaatatatattttcagttttttcagttttttaaaatattttttttgtaaaaactaaaaaaaataaaatttgcaaaatatttttatttttttaaaactaatacaTATATAGTCCACTGATTTAGgagagtctttttttttttttttaaaatatatatatttttttcagttttataaaaaataaatattttaaaaaaactgaaaagacttaaaaatatatattttgcaatttttttttcagtttttacagaatatatattttttagtttttaaagcattttaaaaaaatatattttttttcagtttttacaaaaaaaatactttaaaaaaactgaaaagacttaaaaatatatattttgcaaatttcttttttttcagtttttacaaaaagaaaTTCAGTTTTTGtaaaatatatgctttaaaaaaactgaattttaaaacgggtcgggTGATGGTTTTTTTAAAacggatcgggtaaaaaaaaTGGGTCGTTTTCATTTTCATCTGGTGCTGACACATGGCACTCtatccaaaataagggtatacttgttccaaagtatgacgggaagggtatatatagcccaatagtataaTGAGAGGTatttttagaccattttcgaaagtacaggggtatatttggcccttcgCCGAATCTTAAATATGCAACGAGATTTCTATACTCATAAGATTAGTATGTCATTAACAGCTTGTTTCAATGTTTGTTACtagttgtattgtattgtatttgtaTTGGTacattaaatataatttttattttaattgttatttaaattatattgtatcgtatcgttaaatccgtccaACAAAAAGTGCCATTTTTTGAAATGactgatttggtgtggtcgcgttgttcctttatttttttatctCATCTTACCCTCCCATATTATTAAGTaatcttattttatcttttacacagcctttttatataataattccaCTTCGTActttactttttctttataatattgtaagttttatttttcatattgttggtgcatgacatcatgaaacgacGGAAAATAATgcaaaattaaagaaagaaaaaaggatttATAAACAAATTAAAGTATTTTTACAGTATGAAATCTTAAATATGCAACGAGATTTCTATACTTATAAAATTAGTATGTCATTAAACGTAAATAGAAAATTTATATATAGCCAAAAGATATTTAAATATAGGAAACCCCATTCTTTTTTAatcatattatataccaaaaaaGTTGcatacaaaatataatatatagagtaCTTGTTTCCGCTAACACTACTGTAGTCAAATATTATTACTCAAAACGTATCATCAAAATACTATCATCATTTATATCCTTAGTGAGAACTTACTCAATTAGTATTTATATCAAATCAATACATATATGTAATATGTCTTTGCACATAGACTCTCTCGCTTAATCACGAATAACTAATATACATTCTTATCTCATTAGTTAAATATTCGatcataataaattaatataccGGATAAAAGTAAGTTTTTACCGATAAAAAAATATAGTATGAAgagtggtggcaaaatggataTAGAAAAGAATAATTATATATCAATATTATCTGTTAAAATTAGGTTAAGCACATGATTTATTTAAAATGGATCGAATATGAAAAAaatcatattatccacttaaaaatTGATACTTAATGGATAACCAATGCATTTTACTTTTACATTTACAAAAACTCAAATTGCGGGTTCTTCAAATTAGAAAGAgtaaaaattctcccaaaagtgaccACATTCAAAAATGCATGAATGATACAAGTATCTATATTATCCAACCTTCTAATTATTTGTACCTATAATTTGGATCCGTTTGTCAAAAACAAGAAATTTACACATTTTAATTTACAACAccaaatattttatattattctCCCGATTCTTCTTTTGgtggaattttattttttcaatttgtccaaaagaatgatatattttaatatttaaaaagttTAATTTTAATCTTTTAATTTTAACCTTAATGGGATAATCTATAgtcataaaaatataaataacttattttagattataaatttaaaaagaattctttctttcttaaattctatactccctccgttttaaatTAGATAACAcacttttttttattgattcgTTAAAAAAAATGACTTctacaatttaaaataatttaactttaaactatTTATCTTACcattaatgagaaacttttataaccacataaatataTGACCCAATAAAATTTTTACTCCTTAACTTtttaagaacaaaaattttaaaaaaaaatattttttcttaaaatttatgTCAAGTCAAACTGCATCTTCTAAATTGAAATGGGGAATAAATGTTTACATAAATTGGAAAGAGTTGGTGTACCAGACACAGGTACAGCTTTATTGTGAATGGTCGTGAGAAGAACATACAGAAATCCTAGGCAGGTGTGGGCAATATGTTTTATCGAAATagaatattttgggatttgggaCAGACGGTTCTTATCTAGCAACCCATGAGGGAATGTCATTGGCCATTACGCAACCTACACCAGCTGATTGCGTTACGCTACAAATAAGGGAAATAACGTGAaatgatttctattatttgtttGATAGATTCTTGAATCAGCAGTCATACTTTGGGAAGTGCACTAGATTATGAGCTCGTTTGGATTAACTTTTGCAAACGGCTACTAAGCTTGAAGTGATTTTTTAAGTGATGAAATTAATTTTTTGAATAAGTACGTGTTTGGCTAggtgagctaaaaatgataataaGTAATTAATGTGTTTGATAGAAAAATGCTGATAAgttgttcttttattaaaataactaaaatatttctaaaaactttacaaaaaattataaattaaaaagtttctttgtaaagaaaaagatgaacaacgaatatgaaatgaaaagaaagttagaaaatttatattGGGAATAAaattttgtgaattaaaaaatattattaagaatAAACTAGTAAAATtttggtcaaactaaaagtgcttaCAAGCTAAAAAATCATAAGTTGGGGATGACCAACTTATAACTTATGGCTGGTTTTAACTTATAATCACTTAACTTATAAATACTTTGGGtatttaccaaacgcgtagataaagATATTTACAAAAGGTGTTTATAAGCCAATTTGACTAGCTTATAAGCTTAGCGAAACACTCTCTAGGttgaaagaatgaaaaaagaagtaaCTCTGTTGAAATCACTTGGGATGTTTAGGCCTAGCCCATAAATTCCGTTGGCTATCTTTCTGTTACTATTTAGTtgctttgtttttttgtttttcttttgtttgggCTGAATAAGGGTAAGCTTGATCCCGAGTCTCGAGAAACGAAAAATTGATTTCGACAGAATCAACACCTCTGGATTTACGATTATATTTCATTAGATTGTAGAAACAAATGGAGTCGTCCTATAATTCATTAGATTGTACAATTGGATTATATTACTCCATCCGTCTTAATTACGTGAAGGTGTTCAAATTTCAAGAGTCAAacgaattttattttaatcataattttttcataaatattttaaactattgattattatgacttataataatttttatgtaaattttaaatatgtaaattttatttcgaaaaattaaaaaattctatatccaaatgcatgttaaaattataaaatttgaaTCACAAAAACCGAAAAgtatcacataaattgagacaaagaaaataaaaaataagtaaggA
This DNA window, taken from Nicotiana tabacum cultivar K326 chromosome 15, ASM71507v2, whole genome shotgun sequence, encodes the following:
- the LOC107768877 gene encoding ATPase 10, plasma membrane-type-like isoform X1 — encoded protein: MAEDLEKPLLGPENFMKEGIDLENLPLEEVFEQLITSKEGLSAEDAERRLNIFGPNKLEEKRENKFIKFLSFMWNPLSWVMEAAAIMAIGLANGGGQGTDWQDFVGIFCLLLINSTISFIEENNAGNAAAALMAHLAPRTKVLRDGRWQEKDAAILVPGDIISIKLGDIIPADARLLEGDPLKVDQSALTGESLPVTKKTGDEVFSGSTCKHGEIEAVVIATGVNSFFGKAAHLVDSTEVSGHFQKVLASIGNFCICSIAVGMILEIIIMYAVQRRSYRTGINNLLVLLIGGIPIAMPTVLSVTLAIGSHRLSQQGAITKRMTAIEEMAGMDVLCSDKTGTLTLNRLTVDRNLIEVFQRDMDKDMVVLLAARASRLENQDAIDAAIINMLADPKEARANIRQVHFLPFNPVDKRTAITYIDSDGKWYRASKGAPEQILDLCQEKQQIAAKMHAIIDRFAERGLRSLAVAFQEIPENSKESPGGPWAFCGLLPLFDPPRHDSAETILRALNLGVCVKMITGDQLAIAKETGRRLGMGTNMYPSFSLFGRDKDENEALPVDELIEKADGFAGVFPEHKYEIVKILQANEHVVGMTGDGVNDAPALKKADIGIAVADATDAARSASDLVLTEPGLSVIVSAVLTSRAIFQRMKNYTIYAVSITIRIVLGFMLLALIWEYDFPPFMVLIIAILNDGTIMTISKDRVKPSPGPDSWKLNEIFATGIVIGTYLALVTVLFYWLADSTQFFETHFHVKSISGNTEEISAAIYLQVSIISQALIFVTRSQSWSFIERPALLLMFAFVVAQLVATLIAVYAHIEFASISGIGWGWAGVIWLYSLIFYIPLDIIKFIVRFGLTGEAWNLLFDKTAFTSKKDYGKEDREAKWVLSVRTLQGVISPEFETKSRGPSMIAEQAKRRAEITRLRELYTLRGHIESVARLKNLDFNKIQTAYTV
- the LOC107768878 gene encoding triacylglycerol lipase OBL1-like isoform X2, with protein sequence MAAAFLAYFTISGMETGKLIIPQRGSETFISSIGHVDGRINLYKTEILTKEIDQPDFGHRPLMDLCMMASKLAYENKTVVRDVVNLHWKMHFVDFYNCWNDYQKERSTQVFILCDKPKDANLILISFRGTEPFDADDWITDFDYSWYEIPKLGKVHMGFLEALGLGNRGNTSTFHEQLFVKNAKYTNSENVDPNSGSDQSSSDSEQSPNKTAYYAVRNKLKSLLKEHENAKFVVTGHSLGGALAILFPTMLVMHEEVKVMQRLLGVYTYGQPRIGNRQLGKFMEAHLEHPVPKYFRVVYCNDLVPRLPYDDKTFLYKHFGICMYYNSLYIEQKVDEEPNRNFFGLRFVLPVYLNAGWEFIRSFTNGYIYGSEYKESWDSVLLRFVGLFVPGISAHSPVDYVNSIRLGRERSIQMSSF
- the LOC107768878 gene encoding triacylglycerol lipase OBL1-like isoform X1, whose product is MAPITENVRFLSVKFENGGIWDLIRFGVWGDKESGAKFLEYSSTGDHVVEEEEELLRDDDEVADHRWVIFVSILVRKILKVFGKPMERTGFFLEFMLNLFSLNGSSFLGLLYNIWHGKLIIPQRGSETFISSIGHVDGRINLYKTEILTKEIDQPDFGHRPLMDLCMMASKLAYENKTVVRDVVNLHWKMHFVDFYNCWNDYQKERSTQVFILCDKPKDANLILISFRGTEPFDADDWITDFDYSWYEIPKLGKVHMGFLEALGLGNRGNTSTFHEQLFVKNAKYTNSENVDPNSGSDQSSSDSEQSPNKTAYYAVRNKLKSLLKEHENAKFVVTGHSLGGALAILFPTMLVMHEEVKVMQRLLGVYTYGQPRIGNRQLGKFMEAHLEHPVPKYFRVVYCNDLVPRLPYDDKTFLYKHFGICMYYNSLYIEQKVDEEPNRNFFGLRFVLPVYLNAGWEFIRSFTNGYIYGSEYKESWDSVLLRFVGLFVPGISAHSPVDYVNSIRLGRERSIQMSSF